The region GAATGGAGTATGTTTTTTTCAAAACCCTGATCGGCGAGATATTTTTTTATCATCCTGCCTATCCCGCCTATCTCCGCGCCCGGCACAATATGCGGCAAGGCCGTCTCTCTTGCCTTTTTCACCGCCGCGTAAGCCCTGCCTAAAAGAGTTTTTATGTTAAATAATCCCTTCATTCTCGTCAAGTCAGCGCGATAATCCTTATATATGACACCCATGTCTATGAGCGCTGCGCCGCGCCGTGAGTATTTTTTTCCGGAAGGGATGTGGTGGGGATATGCGCTGTTCGCGCCGAAAGCGACAATAGGCTCAAACGCCGGCCCGCCGGATAGAGAGTGCGCGCGCGCGGATATATAAGAGGCGGCGTCTCTCTCGCTCATTCCCTCTGTCAAACGCACTCCGGAGCAGAGGCGCTTACTTATTTTTTGGGCCGTGGCTATCTTCTTTATTTCTCCGGGCTCTTTTAATGCGCGTATCTTCGCAAAAAGCGGCTCTTTTTTAATGACAGTACAGCCGGTCATTTTCTTTAAGGCCGAAAGAGACGATACGGATATTTTGGAAGGCTCAATGCCGGTTTTCCCCAGTTTTATATTTTTCAGTTCCGCCACAGGCACTGTCCATTTTTTTTTGCAGGGGGAAAGGCTGTTCAGAAAGAGCCTGGCCCCGCCTCTGTTAAAGAGGAGGTAGGCTCCATCTGTGCGCATCCCTGTAAAATAAAATATATCCGAAGGGTCGCAGGTGACGGCCGAGTCAAGGCCGTTTTGTTCCAGCAAGCGAGCGAGCCTCCCGCAGCGGAGGGTGTTCATTTTTTCTTTAACAGCGAAACAAGAGCCCTCAGCGCGAGCATATATGATTCAGAACCGAACCCGCTTATCTGACCGGCGCACACCGGCGCGGTCATGGATTTGGACCTGAAATCCTCTCTTGAATATATGTTGGACATGTG is a window of Candidatus Omnitrophota bacterium DNA encoding:
- a CDS encoding aminopeptidase P family protein; protein product: MNTLRCGRLARLLEQNGLDSAVTCDPSDIFYFTGMRTDGAYLLFNRGGARLFLNSLSPCKKKWTVPVAELKNIKLGKTGIEPSKISVSSLSALKKMTGCTVIKKEPLFAKIRALKEPGEIKKIATAQKISKRLCSGVRLTEGMSERDAASYISARAHSLSGGPAFEPIVAFGANSAYPHHIPSGKKYSRRGAALIDMGVIYKDYRADLTRMKGLFNIKTLLGRAYAAVKKARETALPHIVPGAEIGGIGRMIKKYLADQGFEKNILHSAGHGIGLDVHEWPAINCRERAKFEKGMVFTLEPGLYFSGIGGVRVEDVYVLEDKARVLG